The genomic stretch AGACGGTCTTGAAGAAAATGGCCGACGCCATCAACAACGCCGCCGTCGGCGTCTCCGCGCAGGTGGTCGACACGACCTCGGGCGGCGTCATGAAGAGCCAGCTGACCCTGACAGCGCAAAAAACCGGCACCGACAACACCTTTGCCCTGACCGACACGTCCGGCAACCTGGTCGCGGTCAGCGGCGCCGGCAACCAGACGACGGCCGCCCAGGATGCTCAGTATAGGGTCAACGGTGTGGCTTTTACGAGCCATAGCAACGACGTCAAACTGGACGGGGGCAAGGTCAACCTTACTCTGAAGGCGGTTACCGTCGGTGATGTGGCGGTGAAGGTCGGCTATGACGCGAAGGCCATCACTGATGAGATCAACAGCTTCGTTAAGTCCTTCAACGGTACGAGCGATTTGCTTCGGAAAAAGGCCGGCCTGCTCGGTTCTTTGAGCCGCGGGATGGAGCGCTTCGTCTCTGAAAGTCGCAACGCCCTGAAAGATGTGGGCATCACCGTTACTCCCGGCAATACGTTGAAGGTCGATGCCGACAAGTTGAAGTCGACCCTGGCTGACAATCCTGGTCGCGTCGAAGAGGCGATGGCTGGCTACGGCGGCTTTGCCTACAAGGTTGGCCAGTTTGCTCAAGGCGTCTCCACCTTGCCCCTCTCTTCGTTGGCCGCCCCTTCTAGCCGCTACGGCGACGGAGGCACGTACAGCCTCTTGCGCCAACAGTTCGGCCTCTACCAGCAAAAGGCGAACATGGGACTCTACATGCCGCAGGTGTTCGGTACCGGGAGTTTTTACGACTCTTACATTTGATGTGACGAAATTGAACGATATACGACGAATCAGAAGATCTGAACTGACGCAACGGTCCGGCTTCGCGCCGGGCCTTTTTGTTGTCTGGTTGCGGAAGGGAACGTCAATGGTTGATAATAAGGATGAACAGCGAACCGACCGGCGCTGCCACAACCGGAGGTGGACATGACATGTATAAGAATCGGGAAATTTTTGCTGTCGGCGATTCCCTGACCTGGGGATACCCTTACGGACCGGATGATTCCTGGACAGCTATGGTGGAACGGGAGTTGGCCTACCCTGTCATCAACCTGGGCTTAAACGGCGCGACGACCGATGACATGCGCCGTGAACTGATCAACATCCTCCCCGATGTAGAGCCCCGGTCTGTCGTCATCATCACCGGCGGCGCCAATGACGCCTACAACCTTGTTTCGCCGGCCAAAAGCCTGCGCCACTACCAGGACATGGTTGAGCGGATCCTCATCGCCCGCTGCCTCCCTGTCATCGGGCTGACGGGGCCCATCAACGATGAGCCCTTCCAGACGCGTCTCCTGGAGTTTCGCGCCTTGATGCGCGATCATCTGGGAGAGATGCTCGCGCCGGTGACGCGGCAGTGGGGAGCGCAGTTGTCGGGGCATGGGCCGGTGATCGATTTCTTTTCCGCTCTTGTCGCTGCTGATGGTCGTTCTCTTCTTCCTGACCTTGCCTCGGGTGACTGTCACCCGAACCGGGCAGGTTACGCAAAGATGGGGGAGACCGCCGTCGCCGCGCTGCGGCAGATCGTCAAATAACCGCTCAGACGGGCGAAGTCATTCGGTGAGGGCTCCGACCATCTGGGCGCTCGTCCGTCGCCCTGTTGCTCAAGGCTGGTTTGCAGAGCCGGACCGCAGAAGATTGAGCGCAGGAGGTAAAACTTCAATAATAGAGAAATAGAGAAAAGAAGCGGTCCGGCAAGATAGTCGTCGCAGGATAGGACGAAAATAAGTCGAAAGATTGAAAGCAAATCGTGAAAGAGACGATAATGATAAGGAGAGCTTCCGATGGAATTGCGCGAGGTCATCTATGGGCGCCGATCGGTGCGCAAATATACGGCGCAGAAGGTGGAGCGCCAACAGGTCGAGGCGTTGCTGGAGGCGGCGGTGCAGGCGCCGAGCGCTATGAACAGCCAGCCGTGGGCCTTTGTCGTCATCCAGGACGAAGGGCAGCTCAAAGCCTATTCCGATCAGGCTAAAGCGATGATGCTGGCCCTCTGTGACGGTCGGCCGCTCTTTGAGAAGTACCGGTCGCTCTTTACCGATCCTGATTACAACATTTTTTACGACGCCGCCACGTTGATCGTCGTCTATGCGAAGCCGGCCGGTCCCAACCCGACCATCGACTGCGCCCTGGCGGCCCAGAACATCATGCTGGCGGCAAGGGACATGGGGCTGGGGAGTTGCTGGATCGGCTTTGCCTTGGGGCTGTTCAACGACCCGGCGGTGAAAGCCGATTTGGGCGTTCCCGAGGGCTGCCAGGCGGTGGCGCCGCTGATCGTCGGCTATCCCCAGGGCGAGTTTCGGCTCATGCGCAAGAAAGCACCAGAGGTGATAGCCTGGCTGGAAGGCTGATCATTCACAGAGGCGGGTGTAGAGGCCTAGCCGGTTGATGGACGATTATAAGGAGGTGGGGCTTGTGGAATCATCATCCGCCTTTTCCATTGAATTCAGCGTCAACATGCTGGCGGAGCGGCTGAGCCGTCGCGAGGTGGAGGCGCAGGCAAACCTGATCGAAAAACTGGAAGGCGTGCAGGTTGCCTTTAACGCCCTGCCTCATGTCATCATGGTGCTCAACCGGCAGCGCCAGATCATCTTCACCAATTCGGCGCTCCTTGCTCTGCTGGGCGATGTGGATATGGAAATGGTGCTGGGGGTGCGCCCTGGCGAGG from Heliomicrobium modesticaldum Ice1 encodes the following:
- the fliD gene encoding flagellar filament capping protein FliD: MVGSISSIGYSRHIGAYRTSLVNSLSSTAAATFTPFVPSITPGSTLLENRNRYLSSVQSAREQFVDLAKQARELAGGENVFDRRSVDAGGSAAITGSAAKNASFATYNVAVTQVAKAQQNSGNAITSTALSGEAGFAAGTNQFTITGNGVNRILSVDVSVGDSGKTVLKKMADAINNAAVGVSAQVVDTTSGGVMKSQLTLTAQKTGTDNTFALTDTSGNLVAVSGAGNQTTAAQDAQYRVNGVAFTSHSNDVKLDGGKVNLTLKAVTVGDVAVKVGYDAKAITDEINSFVKSFNGTSDLLRKKAGLLGSLSRGMERFVSESRNALKDVGITVTPGNTLKVDADKLKSTLADNPGRVEEAMAGYGGFAYKVGQFAQGVSTLPLSSLAAPSSRYGDGGTYSLLRQQFGLYQQKANMGLYMPQVFGTGSFYDSYI
- a CDS encoding nitroreductase family protein, producing MELREVIYGRRSVRKYTAQKVERQQVEALLEAAVQAPSAMNSQPWAFVVIQDEGQLKAYSDQAKAMMLALCDGRPLFEKYRSLFTDPDYNIFYDAATLIVVYAKPAGPNPTIDCALAAQNIMLAARDMGLGSCWIGFALGLFNDPAVKADLGVPEGCQAVAPLIVGYPQGEFRLMRKKAPEVIAWLEG
- a CDS encoding GDSL-type esterase/lipase family protein encodes the protein MYKNREIFAVGDSLTWGYPYGPDDSWTAMVERELAYPVINLGLNGATTDDMRRELINILPDVEPRSVVIITGGANDAYNLVSPAKSLRHYQDMVERILIARCLPVIGLTGPINDEPFQTRLLEFRALMRDHLGEMLAPVTRQWGAQLSGHGPVIDFFSALVAADGRSLLPDLASGDCHPNRAGYAKMGETAVAALRQIVK